The Salvelinus sp. IW2-2015 linkage group LG34, ASM291031v2, whole genome shotgun sequence genome has a window encoding:
- the LOC111958489 gene encoding uncharacterized protein, translating into MNHLFGWRRLASLMFMLLYFNIDVLYASQPTVQSETRQVKGVVGQSLSFPERVNKSGNLLYGDLGSIANVYPGKEGKITLEKRFENRIHLNSVTRYFTLSDLKIDDAGVYTVEDTDGGGKNKFELTVYNVVSKPQVTECDSSSCRAVCSVHNEKEVTLTSYRGEEILNQTSSPDLTTDLSLRLEVEGKNYNSTYSCVAANPXSXETVPVPXCCSKDGHPNEADSGERGRGXLXIAVICVLVALGXVGLAXYLKKRRNGQPKDSSQKVQVDIVYATITPKKQADNQEERTGVPELDSLRDKPKLXSVYDTLQSHRMAASGDVDTA; encoded by the exons tACTCTATGCTTCCCAACCAACAGTCCAGTCTGAGACTCGGCAGGTAAAAGGCGTCGTGGGacagtctctctcttttccagaGAGGGTGAACAAGTCTGGCAATTTACTTTACGGAGACCTTGGCAGTATTGCAAATGTGTACCCTGGTAAAGAAGGCAAAATCACCCTCGAGAAGAGATTTGAAAATCGTATCCACTTGAACAGTGTTACAAGATACTTCACTCTGTCAGACCTCAAGATAGACGATGCTGGGGTTTATACTGTGGAGGATACagatggagggggaaaaaacaaatttgagctcactgtataca ATGTTGTTTCCAAACCTCAGGTGACAGAGTGTGACAGCAGCTCCTGTCGTGCGGTGTGTTCTGTGCACAACGAAAAAGAGGTGACCTTGACCTCGTACAGAGGAGAGGAAATACTAAACCAGACCAGCAGTCCTGACCTCACCACCGATCTCTCTCTCCGTTTGGAGGTAGAGGGAAAGAACTACAACTCCACCTACAGCTGTGTGGCTGCTAACCCTYTCAGCAWTGAGACAGTTCCTGTCCCAAAKTGTTGCAGCAAAGATGGTCATCCTAATGARGCAG ACAGTGGTGAGAGGGGTCGGGGTYTTCTTKTTATTGCTGTAATCTGCGTTTTGGTTGCCTTGGGGKTGGTTGGACTTGCAATRTATCTAAAGAAGAGGAGAAATGGACAACCAAAAG ATTCATCTCAAAAAGTGCAAGTTGACATTGTGTACGCAACGATAACTCCTAAAAAACAAGCAGATAATCAG GAGGAGCGAACAGGTGTACCAGAACTGGATTCACTTAGAGACAAACCAAAACTGARATCAGTTTATGATACACTCCAATCACATCGCATGGCTGCCAGCGGTGATGTTGACACAGCATGA